One part of the Musa acuminata AAA Group cultivar baxijiao chromosome BXJ1-5, Cavendish_Baxijiao_AAA, whole genome shotgun sequence genome encodes these proteins:
- the LOC135672897 gene encoding uncharacterized protein LOC135672897, with translation MEPCPFVRLLVGNLALKIPVAARPAGAGVHPSASPCFAKIRLGKSPRQTVAVPLVPSDDHATADPPATPSSSASASGALAARFHLSKAELDRISAKPSLFAGGRGGRVKLKVSVYTGRRGTTCGVSSGRLLGRVTVTLDLKGMADGGGSRAVVFHSGWVALGKKKTKAGAGKGSSSLPAQLYLTVKAEPDPRFVFEFDGEPECSPQVFQVQGNLRQPVFTCKFSCRNAGDRNLNSRSMHSEPGSSRSWISSFGSERERPGKERKGWSVTVHDLSGSPVALASMVTPFVASHGTDRVSRSNPGAWLVLRPGDGTWKPWGRLEAWRERGGSGASDGLGYRFQLLPDAAMGAGINLAESTLSATKGGKFTIDLTSAAGTPLSRSTSPGCSPRGSGDFGYALWPFPSYRGFVMSSTVAGEGRSGRPTVEVGVQQVGCTEDAAAFVALAAAIDLSMDACRLFSHKLRKELSAPDLLR, from the exons ATGGAGCCGTGCCCGTTCGTCCGGCTCCTGGTGGGAAACCTGGCGCTGAAGATTCCGGTGGCCGCGCGGCCCGCCGGGGCCGGCGTCCACCCCTCCGCCTCCCCATGCTTTGCCAAGATCCGCCTCGGCAAATCCCCACGCCAGACTGTCGCCGTCCCCCTCGTCCCCTCCGACGACCACGCCACCGCCGACCCACCCGCCACCCCCTCCTCGTCCGCGTCCGCTTCTGGTGCCCTCGCCGCCCGCTTCCACCTGTCTAAAGCCGAACTCGACCGGATCTCGGCCAAGCCCTCGCTGTTCGCCGGAGGGCGCGGCGGCCGCGTCAAGCTTAAGGTCTCCGTCTACACCGGCCGGAGGGGGACCACCTGCGGGGTGAGCTCCGGCCGGCTTCTCGGCAGGGTGACGGTGACGCTCGACCTGAAGGGGATGGCAGATGGCGGCGGGAGTAGGGCGGTGGTGTTCCACAGCGGGTGGGTCGCCTTGGGCAAGAAGAAGACAAAGGCGGGGGCGGGGAAGGGTTCCTCCTCGTTGCCGGCGCAGTTATATCTGACGGTTAAGGCGGAGCCGGACCCGCGGTTCGTGTTCGAGTTCGACGGGGAGCCCGAGTGCAGCCCCCAGGTGTTCCAGGTGCAGGGCAACCTGAGGCAGCCCGTCTTCACTTGCAAGTTCAGCTGCCGCAATGCCGGCGACCGCAACTTGAATTCCAG ATCGATGCATTCGGAGCCGGGTAGCTCGCGGAGCTGGATCTCTTCATTTGGATCGGAGCGGGAACGGCCGGGGAAGGAACGCAAGGGGTGGTCGGTGACGGTCCACGACCTCTCCGGGTCGCCCGTGGCCCTCGCCTCCATGGTAACTCCCTTCGTGGCCTCCCACGGGACCGACAGGGTCAGCCGCTCTAATCCCGGGGCATGGCTCGTGCTCCGCCCCGGCGACGGCACCTGGAAGCCCTGGGGACGCCTCGAAGCCTGGCGCGAGCGCGGCGGCTCCGGCGCCAGCGACGGCCTAGGCTACCGCTTCCAGCTCCTTCCCGACGCCGCCATGGGCGCGGGCATCAACCTCGCGGAGTCCACCCTCAGCGCCACCAAGGGCGGCAAGTTCACCATCGACCTCACCAGCGCTGCCGGCACCCCTCTGAGCCGGTCGACCTCGCCGGGATGCAGCCCGAGGGGGAGCGGCGACTTCGGCTACGCGCTCTGGCCCTTCCCCAGCTACCGCGGGTTCGTGATGTCCTCGACGGTGGCCGGCGAGGGGCGTAGCGGCCGGCCCACGGTGGAGGTCGGCGTGCAGCAAGTTGGGTGCACCGAGGACGCCGCAGCCTTTGTGGCGCTCGCGGCCGCCATCGACCTGAGCATGGACGCCTGCCGCCTCTTCTCCCACAAGCTCAGGAAGGAGCTGAGCGCGCCGGATTTGTTGCGGTGA